A single region of the Legionella oakridgensis ATCC 33761 = DSM 21215 genome encodes:
- a CDS encoding NADH-quinone oxidoreductase subunit C, which yields MTKHVLLAELLQTKLTSVYSSIDIAHGEVTLVCEAMMIKRLLQQLRDDHAFGFDQLIDVCAVDYLLYGKYDWETEPATERGFSRGVEPQESKAYTWDNPRFAVVYHLLSIVHNQRLRVKVFLEENHLIIPSVHDIWKSANWFEREAYDLYGILFDGHPDLRRILTDYGFVGHPFRKDFPLSGQVEMRYDAQLQKVIYEPVDIEPRVLVPKVIRHDNRYYNIQEGEQ from the coding sequence ATGACAAAACATGTTCTTTTAGCTGAACTTTTGCAGACAAAGCTGACAAGCGTTTATTCATCCATTGACATTGCACATGGTGAAGTCACCCTTGTGTGTGAGGCCATGATGATTAAGAGGCTTTTACAGCAATTACGTGATGATCATGCATTTGGATTTGATCAACTGATCGACGTCTGTGCTGTTGATTATTTATTGTATGGTAAATATGATTGGGAAACCGAGCCTGCCACAGAGCGTGGATTTTCCCGCGGTGTTGAACCTCAGGAATCTAAGGCTTACACATGGGACAACCCCCGTTTTGCTGTCGTGTATCATTTGTTATCGATCGTACATAATCAGCGGTTGCGAGTTAAGGTTTTTCTTGAAGAAAACCACCTTATTATTCCTTCTGTTCATGATATCTGGAAATCTGCCAACTGGTTTGAGCGTGAGGCATATGATTTATATGGTATTTTATTTGATGGTCATCCGGACCTTAGACGTATTTTAACGGATTATGGTTTTGTTGGTCACCCGTTCCGTAAGGATTTTCCGCTTAGTGGTCAGGTTGAAATGCGTTATGATGCTCAATTACAAAAAGTAATTTATGAGCCAGTTGATATTGAACCTCGCGTGTTGGTTCCAAAAGTCATTCGACATGACAACCGTTACTATAATATTCAGGAGGGTGAACAATGA
- a CDS encoding NADH-quinone oxidoreductase subunit D, with protein sequence MIELQHYTLNFGPQHPAAHGVLRLVMELDGETILRADPHIGLLHRATEKLAETKPYLQSIGYMDRLDYVSMMCNEHAYVRALEKLLGVEVPLRAKYIRTMFDEVTRILNHLLWLGATALDIGAMTVFLYCFREREDLFDCYEAVSGARMHATYYRPGGVARDLPDSMPKYKPSRWHNEREVEKMNKNREGSLLDFLWAFTERFPRCVDEYETLLTDNRIWKQRTVDIGVVSPEQALQWGFSGPMLRASGVAWDLRKKQPYAAYDKVDFDIPVGKTGDCYDRYLVRVEEMRQSNHIIRQCIEWLRNNPGPVKLDDHKITPPSRRTMKHDMEALIHHFKLFTEGFCLPPGEVYSAVEAPKGEFGIYLVSDGANKPYRLKIRAPGFAHLSSYDEMVRGHMLADGVAILASQDIVFGEIDR encoded by the coding sequence ATGATAGAACTTCAACACTATACCCTCAATTTTGGTCCTCAACATCCTGCAGCGCATGGTGTGTTGCGTCTGGTTATGGAGTTGGATGGTGAAACCATTCTTCGTGCCGATCCCCATATTGGTTTGCTTCACCGTGCCACAGAAAAGTTGGCTGAAACGAAACCTTATCTACAAAGTATTGGTTACATGGACCGTCTAGACTACGTGTCTATGATGTGTAATGAACATGCCTATGTGCGCGCATTGGAAAAATTACTTGGGGTAGAAGTGCCTTTGCGAGCGAAATACATTCGTACCATGTTTGATGAAGTGACTCGAATTCTTAACCACTTACTATGGCTGGGGGCAACTGCGCTTGATATTGGTGCAATGACCGTATTTTTATATTGTTTTCGTGAACGTGAAGATTTATTCGATTGCTATGAGGCTGTTTCTGGGGCGCGTATGCATGCAACTTATTATCGTCCCGGCGGCGTGGCTCGTGATTTGCCGGATAGCATGCCAAAATACAAACCATCCAGATGGCATAACGAGCGTGAAGTCGAGAAAATGAATAAAAATCGAGAAGGTAGTTTACTCGATTTTTTATGGGCATTTACGGAACGTTTTCCCCGTTGTGTTGATGAATATGAGACTTTATTGACGGATAACCGTATTTGGAAACAACGGACGGTTGATATTGGCGTTGTTTCACCAGAGCAGGCATTGCAATGGGGATTTAGTGGGCCAATGCTTCGGGCTTCGGGTGTGGCTTGGGATCTGCGAAAAAAACAACCCTACGCTGCATATGACAAGGTGGATTTTGATATTCCGGTAGGAAAAACTGGGGATTGTTACGATCGTTACTTGGTTCGGGTAGAGGAAATGCGTCAATCCAATCATATCATAAGACAATGCATAGAATGGTTACGTAACAACCCTGGTCCTGTAAAGTTAGATGACCATAAAATTACGCCGCCTAGCCGTCGAACGATGAAACACGACATGGAAGCACTCATCCATCATTTTAAATTATTTACAGAAGGCTTTTGTCTGCCGCCTGGAGAAGTTTACAGCGCTGTTGAAGCACCGAAGGGTGAATTTGGTATTTATTTGGTGTCAGATGGTGCAAATAAACCCTATCGTCTAAAAATCCGAGCGCCGGGGTTTGCACATTTGTCGAGCTATGATGAAATGGTTCGAGGCCACATGTTGGCTGATGGTGTGGCAATCCTGGCTAGTCAGGATATTGTATTTGGCGAAATTGATAGGTAA